A window of the Armatimonadota bacterium genome harbors these coding sequences:
- a CDS encoding gluconeogenesis factor YvcK family protein encodes MKIVRWMLRWLWPGLGVKRWLALGALGLVLVGLGAATVVVGLRLPGRLWVVGIVLVALGVGAAFWGMRQMVCSVVSAVSPRDRGRLAEALYARRCRAEGPRLVALGGGTGLSTLLRGLKHHSGNITAVVTVSDDGGSSGRLRRDLGILPPGDIRNCLVALAEVEPLMTELFQYRFRDNGHGLEGHSFGNLLIAALAGVTGDFGRAVEETSKVLAIRGRVLPCTLSDVRLRAEMDDGTTLEGETTIAGSPRRIARLHLEPADAPALPEMLRAIEQAQAIIVGPGSLYTSVLPNLLVPGVVDAIRRCGAPVIYICNLMTQPGETDDYGAARHLETIIRHLGCNPFTVCLMNSRLPQAAVLAAYRREGAAPVHPEPDAIAELGSRAVVADLLWTADLARHDPHKLAGAVMRLLESLSGAPGPARH; translated from the coding sequence ATGAAGATTGTGCGCTGGATGTTGCGCTGGCTGTGGCCCGGCCTGGGAGTCAAGCGCTGGCTGGCGCTGGGCGCCCTCGGCCTGGTGCTGGTGGGGCTGGGCGCCGCGACCGTGGTCGTCGGGCTGCGATTGCCCGGGCGGCTGTGGGTGGTGGGCATAGTGCTCGTCGCGCTCGGCGTCGGCGCTGCTTTCTGGGGCATGCGGCAGATGGTGTGCTCGGTGGTGTCCGCGGTCAGCCCCCGCGATCGCGGGCGCCTGGCGGAGGCGCTCTACGCCCGGCGCTGCCGCGCGGAGGGCCCGCGTCTGGTCGCCCTGGGCGGCGGTACCGGCCTCTCGACCCTGCTGCGCGGGCTCAAGCACCACAGCGGCAATATCACCGCGGTGGTCACCGTCTCCGACGATGGCGGCAGCTCCGGCCGCCTGCGCCGCGACCTGGGGATCTTGCCCCCCGGCGATATCCGCAACTGCCTGGTCGCCCTCGCCGAAGTCGAGCCGCTGATGACCGAGCTCTTCCAGTATCGCTTCCGCGACAACGGCCACGGGCTTGAGGGACATTCCTTCGGCAACCTGCTGATCGCGGCGCTGGCGGGGGTGACCGGGGATTTCGGGCGCGCGGTGGAGGAAACGAGCAAGGTGCTCGCCATTCGCGGGCGAGTGCTGCCGTGCACCCTGAGCGATGTCCGTCTGCGGGCGGAAATGGACGATGGGACAACCCTGGAGGGGGAGACCACTATCGCCGGCAGCCCGCGGCGCATCGCGCGCCTGCACCTGGAGCCGGCCGACGCCCCGGCGCTGCCGGAGATGCTGCGCGCCATCGAGCAGGCGCAGGCGATCATCGTCGGCCCCGGCAGCCTCTACACCAGCGTGCTGCCCAACCTGCTGGTGCCGGGGGTGGTGGATGCCATCCGCCGCTGCGGCGCGCCGGTCATCTACATCTGCAACCTCATGACCCAGCCGGGGGAGACCGATGACTACGGCGCCGCCCGCCACCTGGAGACCATCATCCGCCATCTCGGCTGCAATCCGTTCACCGTGTGCCTGATGAACTCGCGCCTGCCGCAGGCGGCGGTGCTCGCGGCCTATCGCCGCGAGGGCGCCGCGCCGGTGCACCCCGAGCCGGACGCTATCGCCGAGCTGGGAAGTCGAGCGGTGGTGGCTGATCTGCTGTGGACCGCGGACCTCGCCCGCCATGACCCGCATAAGCTCGCGGGCGCGGTCATGCGCCTCCTCGAGTCGTTATCAGGCGCCCCCGGCCCTGCGCGTCACTGA
- a CDS encoding alpha/beta hydrolase family protein → MGFSATAGGAPPAGGAPPTAEETSAWQRQLRSEVWRLLGMDAMEPCEVEGVVTERTLMSGYLRERVEVQTELGVTAVAYLLIPEGMTPGERRPVVLAPHGHASAGKLSPAGRRDIPAVAETIEAHSYDYGVAFVREGWVVLCPDARGFGERRESYSQGDDEAHFIGGSCWQLAHMALPLGLTVAGMWTWDLMRLIDYAAKRPDCDASRIGCAGLSGGGLQTLYLTALDERVTCAVDSGYFYGVRDSLLVLSANCDCNYVPGLWLLADMGDLGALCAPRPLLIETGDEDTLNGERGLANVREQVAITRRAYAALGAEERLRHAVFHGPHRWDGTEAIPWLRQWLTRM, encoded by the coding sequence ATGGGTTTCAGCGCAACCGCAGGCGGCGCACCGCCCGCAGGCGGCGCACCGCCCACCGCAGAGGAGACCAGCGCATGGCAGCGACAGCTTCGCAGCGAAGTCTGGAGGCTCCTCGGCATGGACGCCATGGAGCCCTGCGAGGTGGAGGGCGTCGTGACCGAGCGCACACTCATGTCCGGCTACCTGCGGGAGCGGGTCGAGGTGCAAACCGAGCTGGGGGTCACCGCGGTCGCTTACCTGCTCATTCCCGAGGGGATGACACCGGGTGAGCGGCGACCGGTGGTGCTGGCGCCGCACGGTCATGCCAGCGCCGGGAAGCTCTCTCCCGCTGGTCGGCGGGATATTCCGGCGGTGGCTGAGACTATCGAGGCGCACTCCTATGACTACGGTGTGGCCTTCGTGCGCGAGGGCTGGGTGGTGTTGTGCCCGGATGCGCGAGGCTTCGGCGAGCGCCGCGAATCATACAGCCAGGGAGATGACGAGGCTCATTTCATCGGCGGCTCGTGCTGGCAGCTGGCGCACATGGCGCTGCCGCTGGGCTTGACCGTCGCCGGCATGTGGACGTGGGACCTGATGCGCCTCATAGATTACGCGGCGAAGCGGCCGGACTGCGACGCCAGCCGCATCGGCTGCGCGGGGCTTTCGGGCGGCGGGTTACAGACGCTCTACCTCACCGCCCTGGACGAACGCGTCACCTGCGCGGTGGACAGCGGATACTTCTACGGGGTGCGTGATTCCTTGCTGGTCCTGAGCGCGAACTGCGACTGCAACTACGTTCCCGGGCTGTGGTTGCTCGCCGACATGGGCGACCTGGGGGCGCTATGCGCGCCGCGGCCCCTGCTCATCGAGACCGGGGATGAGGATACCCTGAACGGGGAGCGCGGCCTGGCCAACGTACGCGAGCAGGTAGCGATCACTCGCCGCGCGTACGCGGCGCTGGGAGCGGAGGAGCGCCTGCGCCACGCCGTGTTCCACGGCCCCCATCGCTGGGACGGAACCGAGGCGATCCCCTGGCTGCGGCAGTGGTTGACGCGAATGTAG
- the rapZ gene encoding RNase adapter RapZ, which translates to MMAETPRQTPRRGGVELVVVTGLSGAGKSEAIRAFEDLGFFCVDNLPPTLVPKFAELCAHSGGKVSRAAVVIDVRGGAFFDDLAASLAELECQGFNYRILFLTASDEVLVRRYKETRRRHPLAGGGLPLLESIRRERELLAGLQERAHKVMDTSELAVQQFKGEVSSLFPARGAGEMVITVVSFGYKFGLPLDADLVLDLRLLPNPHWVEELRPLSGGDQPVRDYVLAGAVAHEFLARLFDFLDFALPRYAQEGRAYLTIALGCTGGRHRSVVLAEELAAHLASDGYRALVEHRDIAR; encoded by the coding sequence ATGATGGCGGAGACGCCGCGCCAGACGCCCCGGCGCGGGGGGGTGGAATTGGTTGTCGTCACCGGCCTGTCGGGCGCCGGCAAGAGCGAGGCGATTCGCGCCTTCGAGGACCTGGGGTTCTTCTGCGTGGATAACCTGCCGCCGACTCTCGTCCCAAAGTTCGCCGAGCTGTGCGCCCATTCCGGCGGCAAGGTGTCGCGCGCGGCGGTGGTGATAGACGTGCGCGGCGGGGCCTTCTTCGACGATCTCGCCGCCTCCCTGGCCGAGCTTGAGTGCCAAGGCTTCAACTACCGCATATTGTTCTTGACCGCCTCCGACGAGGTACTGGTGCGCCGCTACAAGGAGACCCGGCGGCGTCACCCGCTCGCGGGCGGCGGCCTTCCCCTGCTCGAGAGCATCCGCCGGGAGCGCGAGTTGCTGGCGGGTCTGCAGGAGCGCGCGCACAAGGTGATGGACACCTCCGAGCTCGCGGTGCAGCAGTTCAAGGGCGAGGTCAGCTCGCTGTTCCCCGCGCGCGGCGCCGGGGAGATGGTCATCACCGTCGTCTCCTTCGGCTACAAGTTCGGCCTGCCGCTAGACGCCGACCTTGTGCTCGACCTGCGCCTCCTGCCCAACCCTCACTGGGTGGAGGAGTTGCGCCCGCTGTCGGGGGGAGATCAACCGGTGCGCGACTACGTCCTCGCCGGCGCCGTGGCGCACGAGTTCCTGGCGCGCCTGTTCGACTTCCTCGACTTCGCCCTGCCGCGCTACGCGCAGGAGGGCCGGGCCTACCTGACCATCGCCCTCGGCTGCACCGGCGGGCGCCACCGCAGTGTGGTGCTGGCCGAGGAACTGGCCGCTCACCTCGCCAGCGACGGCTACCGGGCGTTGGTGGAGCACCGCGACATCGCCAGGTAG